The Streptomyces sp. NBC_01439 genome contains the following window.
CTGCTCGTCACCCTCTCCGGGTGGGGAGTCGCACACGGCCTCGTTCACCTCAAGACTGAGGCGGCCGGCTTCGCGGAAGGCCGCTTCCTTCCCGGATACACCTCGTTCATGATCGCCCGCCCCCACGATCGGCCGACACACGGACCGTTCGAGCTGCTGTCTGGCGGTGAACGCCCGAGCCGGATCGACCCCACTTTGCTCGACGACTGGACCGGTCGATTCGTCGCACAGCTCGCCGCGCCCTCGGCCGAGCGCCTCGGCGCAGGAGTCGAGCAGGTCCTGCTCGACGTAGCCACAGGTTCGCAGGCACGGACTCGCGTGGCGGACGACGGGGAGGGCTGGACCGTTGTCCAGCGTGGACCGCTCAACCTGTGGACCGCGATCGAGGACTCGCTCATGGCGTGGCAGAGCTACGGCTCACCGCACCTGTCCGGCTTCGGAATGACGATCACGCCGGACACCCAAAGGGTCTGGCTCGACGTGCCGCACGGGCCGAGCTGGACGCTCCCCATCTAGTACGCAGGTAGACAGGGCTCCACCCGCCGGCGCAGCACGCGCTCGGCGGGCGGAGTCATGTCTACGGCGCAGGAGTCATTGCGCCGTAGACATAGACCGGACACGGGCGACTGACCGGTCGGCTCAGGCCTTCGGGGCCACCTTCGAGAGGCCGTTGATGATGCGGTCCATCGCGTCGCCGCCCGTCGGGTCGGTCAGGTTGGCGAGCATCTTCAGGGTGAAGCGCATCAGCACCGGGTGGGTCAGACCGCGCTGGGCGGCGATCTTCATGACCTTCGGGTTGCCGATCAGCTTCACGAAGGCGCGGCCCAGGGTGTAGTAGCCGCCGTAGGTCTCCTTGAGCACCTTCGGGTAGTTGTGCAGCGCCAGTTCGCGCTGGGCCGGGGTGGCACGGGCCTGGGCCTGCACGATGACGTCGGCCGCGATCTGGCCCGACTCCATGGCGTACGCGATGCCCTCGCCGTTGAACGGGTTGACGAGGCCGCCCGCGTCGCCGACCAGCAGCAGGCCCTTGGTGTAGTGCGGCTGCCGGTTGAAGGCCATCGGCAGGGCCGCGCCGCGGATCGGCTGCGTCATGTTCTCGGGGGTGTAGCCCCAGTCCTCCGGCATGGAGGCGCACCAGGCCTTGAGGACCTCGCGCCAGTCCAGCTCCTTGAAGGCGGAGGAGGAATTGAGGATGCCGAGGCCGACGTTGGAGGTGCCGTCGCCCATGCCGAAGATCCAGCCGTAGCCGGGCAGCAGCCGGTCCTGCGCGCCGCGCCGGTCCCACAGCTCCAGCCAGGACTCCAGGTAGTCGTCGTCGTGCCGCGGCGAGGTGAAGTACGTCCGCACGGCCACGCCCATCGGGCGGTCCTCGCGCCGATGCAGGCCCATCGCGAGAGACAGCCGGGAGGAGTTGCCGTCGGCCGCGACGACCAGCGGGGCGTGGAAGGTGACCGGGGTCTTCTCCTCGCCCAGCTTCGCGTGCACGCCCGTGATGTGACCGGTGCGCGCGTCGCGCACCGGCTCGCCGACCGTGCAGCGCTCGTACAGTCGGGCGCCGGCCTTCTGCGCCTGGCGGGCCAGGGTCTCGTCGAAGTCGTCACGCTTGCGGACGAGTCCGTAGTCCGGGTAGGAGGCGAGTTCCGGCCAATCCAGCTGGAGCCGCTGCCCGCCGCCGATGATCCGAAGACCCTTGTTCCGCAGCCAGCCGGCCTCTTCGGAGATGTCGATGCCCATCGCCACCAGCTGCTTGGTGGCGCGCGGGGTCAGTCCGTCGCCGCAGACCTTCTCGCGCGGGAACGCCGTCTTCTCCAGCAGCAGGACGTCCAATCCGGCCTTGGCGAGGTAGTAGGCGGTGGTCGAGCCGGCGGGCCCGGCCCCGACGACGATCACGTCCGCGGAGTGTTCGGAGAGGAGCTCGGTCACTGCGGGATCTCCCGAAGGCTCGATAAAGGGTGCCAGGCGGCACCGGACATGTGCAGTCTATGCAGCAAGAGAGATCACGATCCGAAGGGTGCCTCCGATGACCACCTCGCCGACCCGGCCGCTTCCGGCCGTACAGCTCCGCGTGCCCACCGACGAGGACGCGCACGCCTGGCACACGGCCTTCGCCGACCCCGACGTCATGGAGTTCCTCGGAGGTCCCGCGGAACTGTCCGCGTACGAGGAGATCACCGCGCGCCAGCGCATGCACGACGCCCAGCTCGGCTACTGCCTGTGGACCCTGCTGGACGGACAGGGTGCGGTGATCGGCTTCACCGGCGCGCAGCCGTGGCCCCGGGAGAAGGGGTGGGGGCCGGTCGGCGAGATCGAGATCGGCTGGCGGCTAGGCCGCTCCGCGTGGGGCCGGGGCTACGCGTACGCCGCCGCGCTCGCCACGGTGGAGCGGGTCCGCGCGGCCGGTGTCCCGCACGTGGTGGCGATGATCGACGCCCGGAACGCACGTTCGGTGGCGGTGGCGGAGCGTCTGGGCATGACCCTGGCCGAGGAGTTCACCACGCCGGCGGGGAATCCGGGGCGCCGTTACGTGCTGGACCTGCAGAGCGGGGTGCACTAGCCGATGTCCGACGACGGCAACGCTCCGCTGCGCGAACCGGCCGGCGGCCCCTCCACCACCGTCAGGCGACTGATCACCGGCCTTTCCCTGTGGTGGACGGCCGTGCCGGTGGTGTTCGTGGCGCAGGCGTACATCTGGTCCGCGGGGGTCCGCGGCCCGCTGGGGGAGGGTGTCGTCTTCGTGCTGCTGTGGGCGTGCATCGGCGGGGTCGTGCTCGCGCCCGTCCTCGGCTTCGCGGTGGCACAGGTCGCCGGGCACACCGAGGCGCGAAGGCGGTTCGTCACCATGGGCGCACTGTCCCTGGGCTTCTGCGTCCTCGTCGCCCTCTTCTTCCAGTTCGCCATGGAATGCGCTCCGGGGGACGGCGCCTGCCGTTAGAACACCGAAAGCCCCGTCAGGGTCGTGAACCGGTCGAGGGCGGCCACGCCCGCCACCGAGTTGCCGCGGGCGTCCAGGCCCGGGCTCCACACCGCGAGGGTGCACTGGCCCGGGACGACCGCGACGATGCCGCCGCCCACCCCGCTCTTGCCGGGCAGCCCGACGCGGTAGGCGAACTCGCCCGCCGCGTCGTACGTCCCGCAGGTCATCATCACCGCGTTGATCTGCTTGGCCTCGCTGCGCGTCAGCAGCCGCGTGCCGTCCGCGCGGAGCCCGTGCCGGGCCAGGAAGCGTCCGGCGCGGGCCAGGTCGGCGCAGCTCATCTCGATGGAGCACTGCCAGAAGTAGTGCTCCAGCAGCGCGGGCACCGGGTTGTCGATGTTCCCGTACGAGGCCATGAAGTGGGCGACGGCCGCGTTGCGGTCGCCGTGCTCCTGCTCGGAGGCCGCGACGTCGGCATCGAACCCTATGTCCGGGTTCTGGCTCTCCTGCCGCAGAAACTCCAGCAGCTCGCTGCTCGCGTCGCCCGTCAGGGTCTGGAGCCGGTCGGTGACCACGAGGGCGCCCGCGTTGATGAACGGGTTGCGCGGGATGCCGTTTTCGTACTCCAGCTGGACGAGCGAGTTGAACGGGTTGCCGGAGGGCTCCCGGCCCACCCGCTCCCACAGGCTGTCGCCGCCCTCCGCCAGGGCCAGGGCGAGCGCGAAGACCTTGGTGATGGACTGGGCGGAGAAGGGGACCCGCCAGTCGCCCACCCCGAAGACGTTGCCGTCGAGGTCGGCGATGGCCATCCCGAACTGCCGCCGGTCCACGGCGGCGAGCGCCGGGATGTACTCGGCCGGAGTACCGCTGCCGATCAGCGGAGCGATGTCGGCGGCGATCCGCTCCAGCAGGGGTCCGTAGTCCGTGGGCGCGACGTCTGGCACGGCCGTCAGTCCTTGATGCCCCGGTGCAGCGCGACGATGCCGCCGCTGAGGTTGCGCCAGGCGACCTTGGACCAACCGGCCTTCTGCAGCAGGGCGGCCAGCGCCGGCTGGTCGGGCCATGCGCGGATGGACTCGGCGAGGTACACGTACGGGTCGGGGTCGGACACCACCGTACGGGCCACCGGCGGCAGCGCCCGCATCAGGTACTCCGTGTAGACCGTGCGCAGCGGCGCCCAGGTGGGCTGCGAGAACTCGCAGATGACGACCTGCCCGCCGGGCTTCGTCACCCGGTACAGCTCGCGCAGCGCAGCGTCGGTGTCCTGGACGTTGCGCAGCCCGAAGGAGATCGTGACGGTGTCGAAGACGTCGTCCTTGAACGGCAGCTTCGTCGCGTCACCGGCGGTCAGGGGCAGCCAGGAGTGCTTCTTCTTGCCCTCCATGAGCATGCCCAGGGAGAAGTCGCAGGGGACGACGTACGCGCCGGTGGCGGCGAAGGGCAGCGAGGAGGTGGCGGTTCCGGCGGCCAGGTCGAGGACCACGTGCCCGGGGCGCGCGCCGACCGCCTTGGCGACCTCCTTGCGCCACAGCCGGGCCTGGCCCAGCGAGATGACGTCGTTGGTGAGGTCGTATTTCGCCGCGATGCCGTCGAACATGGAGGCGACTTCGTGCGGCTGCTTGTCCAGGGAAGCCCTTGTCACTGGCGTTCGCCCCTCGGTGTGCGATGCGGATCGGCGGGTACGCGCCCCATCCTCTCAGGCCCCGCCCCCCGCGAGCCGCGCGGGCTCCGCCACCCCCGGCCCCCCTTCCCATCGGACAGGTGTCGGAAACTGTTCCGAAGGACAGTTACGCCGCGCCCCGGCGGACACGTTGACTGACACGGTGCGGCCCGGTGAGGGTCACCCCCCGGATCGGTGACCGAATCGTGGCCGATCCGGTAGTGGCCGCCGCGAACAGGAAGCTTCACGATGCCGCCAGGCCATTCCACCGGTCGCTCCAGCCGCACCAGCCCGCGCGCCCAGCGCCGGGCCGAGCGGCGCAAGCGGCTGCGGCGCACGGTCCTCCTCGGCTCGGCGGCACTGGCCGTGGTCTCGGCCACCGCGTACACGCTGCTGCCCCAGGACGACGACGCGAAGGCCGCCGCGGGCCGGGCGGCGGCCAAACCGGACCCGACGACCGGGGAATCCGGCGACGGTTCCGCGAACGCGCTCCCCCAGGGCGGCCAGAAGTCCACCGCCCCCGAGCCGTCCACCTCACCCGCGGCGTCTCCCCCGGCCTCGCCCACGCCGTCGACCGACGCCGCGACACCCACCCAGCCGGGTGCCTTCAAGGCTTCCACCACCGCCGGCAAGGCGCAGGGCAAGGGGGCCGCGCGCCGCTGGCGGGTCGAGGTCGAGGAGGGCAGCGGGGTCGACCCGGAGTCGGCCGCCCGCTCGGTCGAGGCGATCCTCGGGGACCGGCGCGGCTGGACCCAGGACCCGAAGTACGGCTTCCAGCTCGTCGGGGCGGGCCAGCCGGTCGATTTCACCATCAAGATCGCTACGCCCAAGACCACCGACCGCCTGTGCAACGTGGAGACGCCCGAGCTCATCGGCGAGACCAACTGCAGCACGGCGGGGCACACCGTCGTGGTCAACCTCAAGCGCTGGAACGAGGGTTCGCCGCAGTTCGACGGCACGCCCGAGGAGTACCGGGCACTGATCGTCAACCACGAGGTCGGACACGAGCTCGGCCGCGGTCACGAGAGCTGCCCGGGCCCCGGAAAGCCCGCTCCCGCGATGATGCAGCAGATCAAGGGGCTCCTCGGCTGCAAGTCCAACGCCTGGCCGTACGACGCGAAGGGAACCTACCTGTCCGGTCCGTCCGTCCTATAGGGCGAGAGCCGACCACCAGGGCATGTCGGCCGGGGGCTAGGAGAAAACACGTGCGCGTCGTCAGCTTCAGCGTCCCGGCGTGGTTCCCCTCCTACGAGGAGCCGGGCGCGGGGGAACGGGCGCCGCACGAGGAGGCACCCGACTGCTCCGTGCCAAGCAGCTCCGTACCGGACGGCTCCGTCCCGGACGGGGACCGGCCCGCCGACGCCCAGCTCACCGAGCAGGAATCGGCGGTGTTCCTCTGCCTGGCCACCGGCGCCTCCAACCGGGAACTGGCCGGCGAGCTCCAACTCTCCGTCAGCACGGTGAAGTTCCACGTGGTCAACATACGGGCCAAGCTGGGCGGCATCAGCCGCCTGCAGGCCTGTCTGCTGGCCGCCCTCGCCCGGGAGGACACCCGGCGCGCCGAGGACACCGCCCGCGGCGGACGGAGCGGGCTCAGCGACGACGGTGGAGCAGCCGCCCGCCGATGACCGTGGCCACGCACGTGGTCGCACCCTGCGCCAACAACTCGGCCTCGTCCGCCACCGCGAAGACCGCGAAGCGCGCCGGAACCCCCGCTTCCAGGATTCCGTGGAAAGCCTCCGCCGCAGCGCCCCGCCCGGCGAACGGGTCCAGCGCGGGCAGCCCCTCGTAGGCGGTGGGCGGCAGGATCGTAAGCCCGGACCGGGACACCGCCGTGCGCACCGCCGGGCTCGTGAAGCGGCCGCAGACCGCCACCACTCCACGGGCCAGCAACCGCTGCGTGCCGCGCCGGGCGCTGTGGCCCCACCGCGGCTCGGTCATCTTCAGCGCCTCCAGCGCGGCCGCCCCCCGGATCGGGTCGGCGCCGAGCTCGGCGACCTCGTACGGGTCGTCCGGGTAGTACGTGCGCTCCAGCAGCTCGTCCACCCCGCGCACCACCAGCCCCGGGGTGATCGTCCCGGGCCAGCGGCGGGTCCGGGCGTGCGGGTGGGCCGCGGCGACCTCCTCGTACGGTCCCGTGCGGGCGATCCGGTCGCCGTCGACGAGGACCGCGCCGCCCGGCAGCGGCGCGGATCCCGGCCCGGGTACCAGGAGTTCGGCGGTGTGCAGCGTCAGCATCGGTCGGCGGGCGTCGTCAGTTCGTGGAGATGAGCTTCAGTTCGGGGTGCGCCGTTCCGCCCTCGATGGCGGTGGAGGAGATGTGCGAGACCACGCGCTCGTCGACCGGGTCGTTCGCCGGGTCGTCGTGCACGAGCAGGTGTTCGTAGGTCGTCGCGCGCTGCGCCGGGGTGCGGCCCGCCTTGCGGATCAGGTCGATGATCTCCTGGCGGTTGGAGCGGTGCTTGGCACCGGCCGAGGAGACGACGTTCTCCTCCAGCATGATCGACCCGAGGTCGTCGGCGCCGTAGTGCAGCGAGAGCTGGCCCGCTTCCTTGCCGACGGTCAGCCAGGAGCCCTGGATGTGGGCGATGTTGTCGAGGAAGAGGCGCGCGATCGCGATCATGCGCAGGTACTCGAAGATCGTCGCCTGGGTGCGGCCCTTGAGGCGGTTGTTCTCGGGCTGGTAGGTGTACGGGATGAAGGCGCGGAAGCCGCCCGTACGGTCCTGCGTGTCGCGGATCATCGCGATGTGCTCGATGCGCTCGGCATTGGTCTCGCCGGTGCCCATCAGCATGGTGGAGGTGGACTCCACGCCCAGCTTGTGGGCGATCTCCATGATCTCCAGCCAGCGCTCGCCGGACTCCTTCAGCGGCGCGATCGCCGTGCGCGGCCGCTCCGGCAGCAGCTCGGCGCCGGCGCCCGCGAACGAGTCGAGGCCGGCCGCGTGGATGCGCTGGATGGCCTCCTCCGCCGAGACGCCCGAGATGCGGGCCATGTGCTCGACCTCGGACGCGCCGAGGGAGTGGATGACCAGCTGCGGGAAGGCCTGCTTGATGGCCGAGAAGTGGTGCTCGTAGTACTCGACGCCGTAGTCCGGGTGGTGTCCGCCCTGGAACATGATCTGGGTGCCGCCGAGCTCGACGGTCTCCGCGCAGCGGCGCAGGATGTCGTCGAGGTCACGGGACCAGCCCTTCTTCGCGTCCTTGGGGGCCGCGTAGAAGGCGCAGAACTTGCACGCTGTGACGCACACGTTGGTGTAGTTGATGTTCCGCTCGATGATGTACGTCGCGATGTGCTCGGTACCGGCGTAGCGGCGGCGGCGCACGGCGTCGGCCGCCTGGCCCAGCGCGTGCAGCGGCGCATGGCGGTAGAGGTCGAGCGCCTCTTCCTTGGTGATCCGGCCCCCCGCGGCGGCGCGGTCGAGGACAGACTGGAGAACGGCCTGGTCGGTCACCGGTGAGTCACCTTTCGGCGGTGTGTCTGTGTCAAGGTCCGGACCGATCCAGCCTACGCCAGGGTGTCGCGACGGGATTCAGGGGCTTCGGGTGAGATCGCCTTCGGGGTTTCCGGCCGGGGCGTCGGCCGACTTGTAGTGCAGTGTTCCGTTCTCGTTGAGGGTGAAGCGCTCGTCGGCGGAGCCGTTGGAACACATGCCGGGGGCAGGGTTGGGTCCGGCGGAGGTGTCCAGGACGAGGGACCGGTCGGTCGCCGCGGCGAGCCTCCAGTCACCGCTGCAATCGGTGCCGAGGACGGGGACGACCGACTTGTCGCGGGCGACGACGTCACCGACCTTGCCGGCCTTGATGGTGATCTCGAACTCGGTGGCCAGGCGCGTGTGCGCGGTGGTGACGGTGCCCTTCCACGTGCCGATGAGCTCCTTGGGAACGTCGGTGCGGGTCCCCTTGGGGGCGGCGCTCCCGCTCCCGGTCGGGGCCGAGGAGGGCGTGGCCGCCGGGGCCGGCGCGGACGCCGAGACGGAGGGGTGCGCTCCGGCGTCGGCCAGGTCCCGCTGGTCGCCACCCTGGCCCGGCAGCAGGTCCAGGAAGTAGATCCCGCCGGACAGCACCGCGAGGACGGCCGCCGCGGCCAGTACGACGGTGCAGCTGAACCGGCGCCCGGCGGCCCTGACGGTGACCTGCCGCCCGTCGGAGGGGGTCCGCTGCCCGGGCAGCCCGCTGCCGGCGGTCTCGGTCGGCGAACCGTAGGGGCCGGCCGCCGGGCCGGAGCCGCCCGTGGGAGTGCTCGTGTAGGGACCAGCCGCCTGGCCGGAACCGCCGGTGGGCGCGGTCCCGTAGGGGCCGGCCGTCCCGGGCCGGGCGCCGGGCGAGCCGGGCGGGGCGTACGGGGCGTACGGGGCGTACGGGCCGGCGGCGCCACCGTAGGAGGGGTCCGGCGCCCCGAAGCCCGCACCGACGGGGGTGTAGGACCCGGCGGTGAAGGGGACCGGGCCCGAAGCGGCCTCCGGTGCGGCCGCGCCCCCGGCTCCGGCCGGGGCCGGCCCGCCCCCTCCCGCACCGCCCTCGGCGGAATCGGCGGAATCGGCGTCCAGGTCCAACAGGGCCACGGCGGCCCGACTGGCCTCCTCCACCAGCGGCCCGGGCAGCCAGCCGGGGGCGCCCAACGCCCCGCCGAGGGCCGCCGCGACCGCCTCGGGAGCCGGCCGCTCTGCAGCCGTCTTGGCCAGGCAGGCCTCGATCAGCCCGCGCAGTTCCCCGACCGGGATCGCGCTCAGCTAGGGCGGCTCGTGGACCACCTTGTAGAGGAGGGTGGCCGAGTTGTCCCCGGTGAAGGGCGGCTGCCCGGTCGCCGCGAAGGCCAGGACCGCGCCGAGCGAGAACACGTCGGCCGCCCCGGTGATCCCCTTGCCGAGGATCTGCTCGGGCGACATGTAGCCGGGCGAGCCGACGGACACTCCGGTGGAGGTCAGCGAGGCGGTGCCGTCCGTGGCCCGCGCGATCCCGAAGTCGATGAGCCGCGGCCCGTCGAGGGTGAGCATCACGTTCGACGGCTTCACGTCCCGGTGGACCAGGCCCAGGCCGTGCACGGCCACCAGGGCGCGGGCCAGCCCCGCGCCGATGGCCCGTACCGACGCCTCGGGAAGCGGGCCGTGCGCGGCCAGCGCACGGTCCAGGGAGGGCCCCGCTACGTATCCGGTGGCCACCCACGGAACCGGGGCCCCGGGGTCCGCGTCCAGCACCGGCGCGGTCCACTCGCCGCCCACCCGGCGGGCCGCCTCAACCTCGCGGCGGAACCGGGCCCGGAACTCCTCGTCGGTGGCGAAATGCGGGTGCACGATCTTGACGGCGACGGTCCGGCCGCCCGCGCTGCGCCCCAGGTAGACGCGGCCCATGCCACCCGCGCCGAGCCGGCCGAGCAGCCGGTAGGCGCCGATGGTCCGCGGCTCACCGGCTTCGAGCGGCTGCATCGCGTCCCCCAATTCCCCGTGATCCCGGGCGCCTTGTGCCGCCCGACCGAGCAGCAGCCTAGGCGGTGCCGGGGCGGGGCGGGGGAAGGAGCGCAGTCACCCTTTTGCATTTCCACCCCAAGGCGAGAAATGCAAAAAGGGCGAGAATTCCCGGTAAACCTCACATTCGCCCGTCCACCCTTTGGACTACCGCGGGGTAAACGCGGTCAGCACTCCTGGACCACCGTGCTCAGCAGCTCCACGTCGACATCCGCGGCATACCCGGTCGTCGATCCCGTACGACGCGCGAATTCACGTACGCCGGCCAACTGTTCGGGACCGAAGCGGAAGTCGAGCGTCGTGAAGTAC
Protein-coding sequences here:
- a CDS encoding geranylgeranyl reductase family protein; amino-acid sequence: MTELLSEHSADVIVVGAGPAGSTTAYYLAKAGLDVLLLEKTAFPREKVCGDGLTPRATKQLVAMGIDISEEAGWLRNKGLRIIGGGQRLQLDWPELASYPDYGLVRKRDDFDETLARQAQKAGARLYERCTVGEPVRDARTGHITGVHAKLGEEKTPVTFHAPLVVAADGNSSRLSLAMGLHRREDRPMGVAVRTYFTSPRHDDDYLESWLELWDRRGAQDRLLPGYGWIFGMGDGTSNVGLGILNSSSAFKELDWREVLKAWCASMPEDWGYTPENMTQPIRGAALPMAFNRQPHYTKGLLLVGDAGGLVNPFNGEGIAYAMESGQIAADVIVQAQARATPAQRELALHNYPKVLKETYGGYYTLGRAFVKLIGNPKVMKIAAQRGLTHPVLMRFTLKMLANLTDPTGGDAMDRIINGLSKVAPKA
- a CDS encoding GNAT family N-acetyltransferase encodes the protein MTTSPTRPLPAVQLRVPTDEDAHAWHTAFADPDVMEFLGGPAELSAYEEITARQRMHDAQLGYCLWTLLDGQGAVIGFTGAQPWPREKGWGPVGEIEIGWRLGRSAWGRGYAYAAALATVERVRAAGVPHVVAMIDARNARSVAVAERLGMTLAEEFTTPAGNPGRRYVLDLQSGVH
- a CDS encoding glutaminase, with the translated sequence MLERIAADIAPLIGSGTPAEYIPALAAVDRRQFGMAIADLDGNVFGVGDWRVPFSAQSITKVFALALALAEGGDSLWERVGREPSGNPFNSLVQLEYENGIPRNPFINAGALVVTDRLQTLTGDASSELLEFLRQESQNPDIGFDADVAASEQEHGDRNAAVAHFMASYGNIDNPVPALLEHYFWQCSIEMSCADLARAGRFLARHGLRADGTRLLTRSEAKQINAVMMTCGTYDAAGEFAYRVGLPGKSGVGGGIVAVVPGQCTLAVWSPGLDARGNSVAGVAALDRFTTLTGLSVF
- a CDS encoding demethylmenaquinone methyltransferase — encoded protein: MTRASLDKQPHEVASMFDGIAAKYDLTNDVISLGQARLWRKEVAKAVGARPGHVVLDLAAGTATSSLPFAATGAYVVPCDFSLGMLMEGKKKHSWLPLTAGDATKLPFKDDVFDTVTISFGLRNVQDTDAALRELYRVTKPGGQVVICEFSQPTWAPLRTVYTEYLMRALPPVARTVVSDPDPYVYLAESIRAWPDQPALAALLQKAGWSKVAWRNLSGGIVALHRGIKD
- a CDS encoding DUF3152 domain-containing protein — its product is MPPGHSTGRSSRTSPRAQRRAERRKRLRRTVLLGSAALAVVSATAYTLLPQDDDAKAAAGRAAAKPDPTTGESGDGSANALPQGGQKSTAPEPSTSPAASPPASPTPSTDAATPTQPGAFKASTTAGKAQGKGAARRWRVEVEEGSGVDPESAARSVEAILGDRRGWTQDPKYGFQLVGAGQPVDFTIKIATPKTTDRLCNVETPELIGETNCSTAGHTVVVNLKRWNEGSPQFDGTPEEYRALIVNHEVGHELGRGHESCPGPGKPAPAMMQQIKGLLGCKSNAWPYDAKGTYLSGPSVL
- a CDS encoding response regulator transcription factor, yielding MRVVSFSVPAWFPSYEEPGAGERAPHEEAPDCSVPSSSVPDGSVPDGDRPADAQLTEQESAVFLCLATGASNRELAGELQLSVSTVKFHVVNIRAKLGGISRLQACLLAALAREDTRRAEDTARGGRSGLSDDGGAAARR
- a CDS encoding imidazolonepropionase-like domain-containing protein, with the protein product MLTLHTAELLVPGPGSAPLPGGAVLVDGDRIARTGPYEEVAAAHPHARTRRWPGTITPGLVVRGVDELLERTYYPDDPYEVAELGADPIRGAAALEALKMTEPRWGHSARRGTQRLLARGVVAVCGRFTSPAVRTAVSRSGLTILPPTAYEGLPALDPFAGRGAAAEAFHGILEAGVPARFAVFAVADEAELLAQGATTCVATVIGGRLLHRRR
- the mqnC gene encoding cyclic dehypoxanthinyl futalosine synthase, coding for MTDQAVLQSVLDRAAAGGRITKEEALDLYRHAPLHALGQAADAVRRRRYAGTEHIATYIIERNINYTNVCVTACKFCAFYAAPKDAKKGWSRDLDDILRRCAETVELGGTQIMFQGGHHPDYGVEYYEHHFSAIKQAFPQLVIHSLGASEVEHMARISGVSAEEAIQRIHAAGLDSFAGAGAELLPERPRTAIAPLKESGERWLEIMEIAHKLGVESTSTMLMGTGETNAERIEHIAMIRDTQDRTGGFRAFIPYTYQPENNRLKGRTQATIFEYLRMIAIARLFLDNIAHIQGSWLTVGKEAGQLSLHYGADDLGSIMLEENVVSSAGAKHRSNRQEIIDLIRKAGRTPAQRATTYEHLLVHDDPANDPVDERVVSHISSTAIEGGTAHPELKLISTN